Within Lolium rigidum isolate FL_2022 chromosome 5, APGP_CSIRO_Lrig_0.1, whole genome shotgun sequence, the genomic segment tgggatgcctatgtcacccgtctcccttcaggagacgagacagtatCATACTGAATATTTGTCTGATTAATCACGAAGGGTAcgtgtgtttatataggaggacggcttcctataaaccctaatttacttgggctaagcccctaatttacttgggccaaGCCCAAAACTAGCCATTAGTGGGCTTCTTGCATGTATAGGTCAGACCGACCATAACAGGATGAGCAGTATCTTGATTCTTGAACCATCGACAAAACTTTGAGGTGTCTATTCTGAAAGATGTTGAATTACGCAGTTGAGTATCATGGCATCAAGACGAAAGAGGATGAGGTGTTGAGCAGCTTCCAAGTGCTTGTAAAGTAGTTGTTTTTCATGTCTAAAGTAGTTGTTTTTTTATGTGCTTGTAAAGAGTGTTGACCCCGCTATTGGCAACATCCAATATTTATGATTAGGAAACCTTGATTATCGGTTAATCAATAAGCTAGTTAAAAGAGAGGATTTACTAGGAACACTTGCTtgtcaacacacatgtattaacgtttctggttaatacaattttagcatgAGAAATAAACATCTATTATAAACATGGAATaagataataaccactttattattacctCTCGGGCATATTCCCTTcaaaaagaaattggaatgaAACTCTGATAATGACAGCGAATATTAAAACATGATTAACCATTGTTATTTAGAAGATAAAATAAATCAATAGTTGGAAAGGGATTGGAATATAACTCCAACAGTCATAATATTGTTAAGGATGAAGATATATATGGCTGAAGAGTGCCACTTGGTTGAAGAGTATTACGATAATTTACATCATGAAGACATCGAGATACTTGGGTTTCACCCATATAAACAGGTTGACTTCTTGAGTGCATCGGAGCATGTTGGACTAGCATATCATTTGAATGGCTCGAAGATTGAAAGCTTAGGACGGCGAAACGTAGTGGCTTGATTTTTCAGCTCTTTGGAGTTTTGATGATGAGTCACGTCGCTGATGGAGCCATGCTGGCAGACACGAGTAATCAAAGTTTCGCCTAATCACATGCAGTAACCCGCTCGCCCCACAAGAGGATTACCTTTTCAACCTTTGCGTCCTTATTGACAACTCGTGAGTATTGCAAGATGCACACAATAATATGTTTATACAAATAAGGCCCTGTACATTGAGGCCGTACAATTTACAACATACCACAATAATGTACATCACACGCAGTCCAATCATCTTCTTCTAACATTACATCTTCACACCATGATTATTTATGTGCTTTTAAAGCTTAAACGAGCACACAATGAGGCTCACTGTCCTTGTGTTACTTATCAACTTGCTTCATGTCTCCAACGGCCTCGCACTTCCCTTTGTCTTTCTCCTTGGCTTTGCTCACCTctccctcctctttctccttaGCAATCTTGGCTtcaacctcctcttcctccttcgccTTGGTGGCCGTCGCGTCCTCCTTAGCTTTCTTGAGCGCCTCGATAAGGCCTAGAAAGCACTCAGTAGGGTCCCTCTTCTTCTTGTTTGACATAGGCATCAGGTTCTCTGCCACGTCTGCAGGTGACATGTCAGTCTCCTCGAGCAATTGGTGGATCTCGCCAAACATCTCGTGCTCAACAACGACATCCAGGTAATTCTTGGCGAGGACCTTGAAGCCCCCGAAGCGGCAGTAGGACATCTCGATGTGCTTGTCCATCCTGCCCCGCCGGATCAGCGCGGGGTCCAGCTTCTCCTTGTGGTTGGTCGTGAAGATGATGATCCGCTCGCCGCCGCAAGACGACCATAGCCCATCGATGAAGTTGAGCAGGCCCGATAGGGTCACCTTTGTCGCTTCATCCTTCTCCGGTTCCCCGGGAAGCTTGGGTTTTTCGTCATCAGCTTCCTTGTCAGCGGAGGCCTTCTTTGCCTTAGTGCGCTTCCCTGTGAGGTCGATGGAGCAGTCGATGTCCTCTATGAcaatgatggacttgcctgtcgtCTCGATGAAGAGCTTGCGCAGCTCGGTGTTGTTCTTGACCGCCGTGAGCTCGAGGTCGTAGACGTCGTAGTCAAGGTAATTGGCCATGGCGGCAATCATAGTGGACTTGCCGGTGCCAGGAGGCCCGTACAGGAGGTACCCACGCTTCCATGCCTTTCCGACCTTCCCATAGTACTCCTTGCTCTCCTTGAACGCCTTGAGGTCGTCGATGATGGCCTCCTTATGCTCGGGTTCCATGGCGAGGGTGTCGAACGTTGCTGGGTGCTCGAACGGGACATTGCTCCAGACGCTCTTTGAATTGTAAGGGTTCCATCTGCTGCTGGCATTGTTCGTgaagaggcggcgctggcggttcTTGACGGTGACGGCGCGGCCCTCGCCGAGGACGAAAGGCAGGTAGCTGTTGACGACGAGGTCGCGGTGGCGCCTGTGGAAGACAACCCGGTAGAAGCGGCTCTCATCCTGGCCGGGGTAGAGGTTGATGAGGCTGCGCGCATTCGACTGCTTCTTGGAGGCGGACCACCACAGCGTAGTGCCGGAGAACTCATCAGTAATCTCCTCGTAGTCGTCGACGGAGACCTGGAGGTTATTGCTGTCCTTGCCAAGCTCGGCCTTGAGCTTGCGCGCTCGGCGGGCACATGCGTCGCTGAGGTAGGCCTCGACGGTGAGGAAGAATTCGCTGCGCTGGAATCGCTCGATACCCTGCTCGGAGATGGTGATTTGGAGGTAGGGACTGAAGTAGGATGCGAGCTTGGTCGCTGAGGTCGTGAGGTAGTGGCGGAGTGCGGCCGGGATGTGGTCCTGCACCTTCGTCCACAGGAAGATGACGCTCCCCACACCCGTCCACAACCCCAACCACCTCTCCACCGTCATGGCCGACATGGCTCGACTCTTGGTGATTTTATCTTAGAATCAATCTTGATACAATGGCTCTACTCGGACGCACGCTGCTTGTGGTGTGAGTGAGTGAACGTGTATTTATAGCGCTGGAGATTTGTGTTGTGGTGAATTTTTTATGTTGACCTGGAAGCACGGTAGTCGTCTTCATCGTTGGAGCAGGTGAGTCTCGGCGTATCGGTGTTGAAGAGTCCTGCTATACACACGATAAAATTCGTCCGATACTTGTACGATCCTACGTGGCTAAGAATCTTCTCGCGCGAGGCAA encodes:
- the LOC124654200 gene encoding AAA-ATPase ASD, mitochondrial-like isoform X2, producing the protein MTVERWLGLWTGVGSVIFLWTKVQDHIPAALRHYLTTSATKLASYFSPYLQITISEQGIERFQRSEFFLTVEAYLSDACARRARKLKAELGKDSNNLQVSVDDYEEITDEFSGTTLWWSASKKQSNARSLINLYPGQDESRFYRVVFHRRHRDLVVNSYLPFVLGEGRAVTVKNRQRRLFTNNASSRWNPYNSKSVWSNVPFEHPATFDTLAMEPEHKEAIIDDLKAFKESKEYYGKVGKAWKRGYLLYGPPGTGKSTMIAAMANYLDYDVYDLELTAVKNNTELRKLFIETTGKSIIVIEDIDCSIDLTGKRTKAKKASADKEADDEKPKLPGEPEKDEATKVTLSGLLNFIDGLWSSCGGERIIIFTTNHKEKLDPALIRRGRMDKHIEMSYCRFGGFKTWQRT
- the LOC124654200 gene encoding AAA-ATPase ASD, mitochondrial-like isoform X1 translates to MSAMTVERWLGLWTGVGSVIFLWTKVQDHIPAALRHYLTTSATKLASYFSPYLQITISEQGIERFQRSEFFLTVEAYLSDACARRARKLKAELGKDSNNLQVSVDDYEEITDEFSGTTLWWSASKKQSNARSLINLYPGQDESRFYRVVFHRRHRDLVVNSYLPFVLGEGRAVTVKNRQRRLFTNNASSRWNPYNSKSVWSNVPFEHPATFDTLAMEPEHKEAIIDDLKAFKESKEYYGKVGKAWKRGYLLYGPPGTGKSTMIAAMANYLDYDVYDLELTAVKNNTELRKLFIETTGKSIIVIEDIDCSIDLTGKRTKAKKASADKEADDEKPKLPGEPEKDEATKVTLSGLLNFIDGLWSSCGGERIIIFTTNHKEKLDPALIRRGRMDKHIEMSYCRFGGFKVLAKNYLDVVVEHEMFGEIHQLLEETDMSPADVAENLMPMSNKKKRDPTECFLGLIEALKKAKEDATATKAKEEEEVEAKIAKEKEEGEVSKAKEKDKGKCEAVGDMKQVDK